A genomic window from Terriglobia bacterium includes:
- a CDS encoding tyrosine-type recombinase/integrase: MLTIYRRHRKNCKQRAKGRKHRHCQCPIWVDGVLAGKDMRESLKLRDWQRAQEMIREWEAEDRRTSRPERKSVEDAWKEFLADVEARKLHQSTVRKYKLLKRQMETYGQGHGLHFLDEFDLPSVSQFRSGWKDGPRSSAKKLERLRAFFRFAQKRKWMPENPATDLKAPKITLCPTMPYTRTEMLRILAAVDKYKDEFPERGSENARRMRALVLLLRYSGMRIGDAVSLTSDRIEGNKLFLYTQKTGVPVNTILPDFLLKALDTSPKVTEKHFFWDGTLNLETIVGSWRKRLSKLFELAKVERAHPHRFRDTFAVELLLAGVPIERVSILLGHQSVRITEKHYAPWVRSRQEQLEADLTNAWRRDPVIAFETQGTRGVHGKNRRLN; this comes from the coding sequence ATGCTGACGATTTATCGCCGTCATCGAAAGAACTGCAAACAACGAGCGAAAGGCCGGAAACACCGACACTGCCAGTGTCCCATTTGGGTTGATGGCGTACTCGCCGGGAAAGATATGCGCGAGTCCTTGAAGCTCCGCGACTGGCAGCGTGCCCAAGAAATGATTCGTGAATGGGAGGCCGAAGACCGCCGCACATCGCGGCCCGAACGAAAGAGCGTGGAGGATGCATGGAAAGAATTTCTTGCTGATGTAGAAGCTCGAAAACTACACCAGTCTACGGTCCGAAAGTACAAATTGCTAAAACGGCAAATGGAAACGTATGGGCAGGGGCACGGGTTGCATTTTCTGGACGAATTCGACTTACCCTCAGTGAGCCAGTTTCGTTCGGGGTGGAAAGACGGCCCGCGTTCAAGCGCGAAGAAACTCGAACGTCTCCGGGCATTCTTTCGGTTCGCCCAGAAGCGGAAGTGGATGCCAGAGAATCCGGCCACCGATTTGAAAGCTCCGAAAATCACTCTCTGCCCCACGATGCCATATACTCGCACAGAGATGCTGCGCATTCTGGCAGCCGTCGACAAATATAAGGATGAATTCCCCGAACGCGGTTCGGAAAACGCCCGGCGGATGCGCGCGTTAGTTTTGCTGCTTCGCTACAGCGGCATGAGAATCGGTGACGCGGTCAGCCTGACGAGCGACCGGATTGAAGGAAACAAACTCTTCCTATACACCCAGAAGACCGGTGTCCCTGTGAACACAATTCTCCCTGACTTCTTGCTCAAAGCGTTGGACACAAGCCCGAAAGTCACAGAGAAACACTTCTTTTGGGACGGTACGCTGAACCTGGAAACAATTGTTGGTAGTTGGAGGAAGAGGTTATCTAAGCTCTTTGAACTGGCAAAGGTAGAACGCGCTCACCCGCATCGATTCCGAGATACATTCGCCGTTGAGCTATTGCTCGCTGGTGTGCCGATTGAGCGGGTTTCGATCTTGCTTGGGCATCAAAGCGTCCGCATTACGGAAAAGCACTACGCACCTTGGGTGCGTTCGCGGCAGGAACAATTAGAAGCGGATCTGACCAATGCGTGGCGCCGAGACCCGGTCATCGCTTTTGAAACTCAGGGTACACGCGGGGTACACGGGAAAAACCGTCGCCTTAACTGA
- a CDS encoding YraN family protein, producing the protein MPLFSRAMFLAVHWAARKGLREESAAAGDRKEQARQTGIRGETYAYWYLRRHGYVFVARNYQPPGVKGEIDLIGYDGAALAFVEVRTRTVRAGQPGLPEMSVTREKRRHLVRTAQVFLAARRVAETAVRFDVLAIENHPGRAPVVRLHKDAFPAHS; encoded by the coding sequence ATGCCTCTTTTTTCACGAGCGATGTTTCTTGCCGTGCACTGGGCGGCGCGCAAGGGATTGCGCGAAGAATCTGCGGCGGCAGGCGACCGGAAAGAACAGGCGCGGCAGACGGGAATCCGCGGGGAGACCTACGCCTACTGGTATTTGCGGCGCCACGGCTACGTCTTCGTGGCGCGCAACTACCAGCCGCCGGGCGTGAAGGGCGAAATCGACCTGATCGGCTACGACGGAGCGGCGCTGGCCTTCGTGGAAGTACGCACGCGCACGGTGCGCGCGGGGCAGCCGGGGCTGCCGGAGATGAGCGTGACGCGGGAGAAGCGCCGGCACCTGGTGCGCACGGCGCAGGTTTTTCTGGCGGCGCGCCGCGTGGCGGAGACCGCGGTGCGCTTTGACGTTCTGGCTATCGAGAACCATCCTGGCCGCGCGCCGGTGGTGCGCCTGCACAAGGACGCCTTCCCCGCGCACTCCTAG
- a CDS encoding PadR family transcriptional regulator, translated as MHRYAEKEVTGYQELYSGLIRLHVLHHACEGSIFGLEMIEELLRHGYRIGPGTLYPILHAMEEKKWLRSSKEIKKGRIRRVYRATSAGRKALAAAKEQVQELFGELFDIKPPISTKKER; from the coding sequence ATGCATCGTTATGCAGAGAAGGAAGTGACTGGCTACCAGGAACTCTATTCGGGGCTGATACGTCTTCATGTCCTCCACCACGCATGCGAGGGCTCAATCTTCGGGCTGGAGATGATTGAGGAACTCTTACGTCACGGATACCGGATTGGACCAGGGACACTCTATCCCATTCTGCACGCGATGGAGGAGAAGAAGTGGTTGCGGTCCTCTAAGGAGATTAAGAAGGGGCGGATTCGGCGCGTGTACCGCGCAACCTCCGCGGGCCGGAAGGCACTGGCCGCAGCAAAGGAGCAAGTGCAGGAGCTTTTCGGGGAACTGTTCGACATAAAACCTCCCATCTCCACTAAAAAGGAACGATGA
- a CDS encoding phosphotransferase, with translation MNDHAPRLIVLWSGAPPSDVIETEFQRRGLELRIVSNANEVRAHLPLSRALVFCVPTLNQQGVTAILLACAESVVVHGLDLWILPEDEAVGKKVQEEMYTAFKRFFSGREVSLQFRLAPHFEELKAAPHLIPEACARYRPGPRPKADLKLSPKPTVITRKYGPTLAELLRRSFNDCVQIELEELSGGYSAKVFKVHASFEQRRLVNRPLPFYAKYDLLFKINQELQNYEDLVEAAVPFNLRPNLDPSRCIRRGYTHGLIVGNFVEYSEPLWEAARRGHGAGPIYSLFDQAFKSWRLNSQRETHQSIFQDLDAANIRIEVDRIDERRIEHVKALGAKTTPNELLSVLKRLPALPHRKGVIHGDLHVGNVRARGNDAVLIDFYSVNSGAPLAFDPATLEVSLAFAKYENGDVDSDWKDTIARLYDPSTFLKPPEPALQQHKREWLWNCVRQLRTIALSREEPDGTREYQTAITFVLLRRMIYPSDKRYPESRFAVGYLIAESLLLNLASEAGI, from the coding sequence ATGAACGACCACGCACCTCGCCTTATAGTTCTCTGGTCCGGAGCGCCGCCGTCTGATGTAATCGAGACTGAATTTCAGCGAAGAGGACTTGAACTAAGGATTGTTTCCAATGCGAACGAGGTTCGGGCGCATCTCCCTCTTTCGCGTGCCTTAGTATTTTGTGTTCCCACACTTAACCAGCAAGGTGTCACCGCCATTCTGCTTGCGTGCGCGGAATCAGTAGTTGTACACGGATTGGATCTGTGGATCCTCCCTGAAGACGAGGCTGTAGGAAAAAAAGTGCAGGAAGAAATGTACACTGCCTTTAAGAGATTTTTTAGTGGCAGAGAAGTGAGTCTACAATTTCGGCTCGCTCCGCACTTCGAGGAGCTCAAAGCTGCTCCCCATTTAATTCCTGAAGCTTGCGCACGCTACAGGCCAGGGCCACGCCCAAAAGCCGACTTGAAGCTGAGTCCGAAACCAACAGTAATTACTCGAAAGTACGGTCCAACCCTCGCGGAACTCTTGAGACGCTCGTTTAATGATTGCGTCCAGATTGAGCTTGAAGAACTGAGTGGCGGATATTCAGCCAAAGTTTTCAAAGTGCACGCAAGCTTTGAGCAACGCCGACTTGTTAACAGGCCCCTACCGTTCTATGCCAAGTACGATCTTCTCTTCAAAATCAATCAGGAACTACAGAACTATGAAGACCTGGTTGAAGCGGCTGTGCCTTTCAATCTGCGACCAAATCTGGACCCCAGTCGATGCATTCGGCGAGGTTACACCCATGGCTTAATCGTGGGCAATTTTGTTGAATACTCAGAGCCTCTTTGGGAAGCTGCTCGGAGGGGTCATGGCGCTGGCCCTATATATTCGCTTTTTGATCAAGCGTTCAAGAGTTGGCGACTTAACTCTCAGCGAGAAACCCATCAGTCTATATTCCAAGATTTGGACGCAGCCAATATTCGCATCGAAGTCGATCGGATTGATGAGAGGAGAATTGAACATGTCAAAGCATTGGGAGCCAAGACAACTCCGAATGAGCTCTTGTCAGTCCTCAAGCGACTTCCGGCTCTTCCTCATCGCAAGGGTGTTATTCACGGCGATCTTCACGTCGGCAATGTTCGGGCCCGCGGAAACGATGCCGTGCTCATTGATTTCTACTCAGTGAACAGCGGAGCACCGCTAGCTTTTGACCCTGCAACTCTTGAAGTGAGCTTGGCATTTGCAAAATATGAGAATGGCGACGTCGATTCTGACTGGAAAGACACGATAGCTAGGCTCTATGATCCTTCCACTTTCCTTAAACCCCCTGAGCCCGCGCTGCAACAGCATAAGCGTGAATGGTTGTGGAATTGCGTGAGGCAGCTGCGAACGATTGCCCTGTCTCGGGAAGAACCCGATGGCACTCGTGAATATCAAACTGCGATCACCTTCGTTCTACTCCGCAGGATGATATACCCTTCCGATAAGCGCTATCCCGAATCCAGATTCGCAGTTGGATATCTGATCGCGGAGAGTCTACTTCTGAACCTCGCAAGTG
- the chrA gene encoding chromate efflux transporter — protein MTRVSKAVSEATDKPTPLTELGLLFLKLGTLAFGGPAAHVAMMEEEVVRRRGWLTEQEFLDYLSATNFIPGPNSTEMAIHIGHRRAGWPGLIVAGTCFIVPAATIVALIGWAYVHFGKLPQAEGLLYGVKPVVIAVVFQALWKLGRSAVKTKWLAAVALLSLVLSAAGVNELLVLVFGGLLALGPRLKPSREKRRKFMQWPGVESVFPGAATVIGTGASVGLWPIFLIFAKMGSVLFGSGYVLLAFLRADLVERHHWLTQQQLLDAVAVGQVTPGPVFTSATFVGYILRGPAGALVATLGIFLPAFLFVAASAPLLPRLRASRTVGIILDGVNVASLALMALVTWQLARSAVIDWFSLVLALGSAVLLIRYRQMNSAWLVIGSGMLGILKHGLG, from the coding sequence ATGACTCGAGTGTCTAAGGCCGTTAGCGAGGCTACGGATAAGCCCACTCCGCTGACAGAACTCGGCTTGCTGTTCCTAAAGCTCGGAACATTGGCTTTTGGTGGTCCCGCCGCCCACGTTGCCATGATGGAAGAAGAGGTGGTGCGTCGCCGCGGTTGGCTTACCGAACAAGAGTTCCTCGATTACTTGAGCGCCACGAACTTCATACCGGGACCCAACTCGACGGAGATGGCGATTCACATTGGCCACCGAAGAGCAGGCTGGCCGGGGCTCATCGTTGCGGGCACGTGCTTCATCGTCCCGGCGGCAACCATCGTCGCACTAATAGGCTGGGCCTACGTCCACTTTGGAAAACTCCCTCAAGCCGAGGGCCTGTTGTATGGTGTGAAACCAGTTGTGATCGCTGTTGTTTTTCAGGCGCTCTGGAAGTTAGGCCGTTCTGCAGTGAAGACGAAATGGCTCGCGGCAGTCGCGCTGCTGTCTCTGGTGTTGAGCGCCGCTGGCGTAAACGAGTTGCTGGTTCTTGTTTTCGGAGGCTTACTGGCCCTGGGGCCGAGGCTGAAGCCATCCCGTGAGAAGCGGCGAAAATTCATGCAATGGCCGGGCGTTGAGTCGGTGTTTCCCGGAGCCGCCACAGTCATCGGAACGGGCGCATCCGTTGGCCTATGGCCGATATTCTTGATCTTCGCCAAGATGGGATCTGTACTCTTCGGCAGCGGATATGTGTTGTTGGCCTTCCTTCGCGCCGACCTTGTCGAGCGCCATCATTGGCTGACACAGCAGCAACTCCTCGATGCGGTCGCGGTAGGGCAAGTGACGCCCGGGCCAGTGTTCACAAGCGCGACATTTGTCGGCTATATCCTTCGAGGTCCAGCAGGAGCACTGGTAGCGACTCTAGGTATTTTCTTGCCAGCATTTCTGTTCGTTGCGGCGAGTGCGCCTTTGCTGCCGAGGCTTCGTGCGTCACGCACGGTCGGAATCATTCTGGACGGCGTGAACGTCGCCTCTCTTGCGCTGATGGCCCTGGTGACATGGCAGTTAGCACGATCGGCGGTCATCGACTGGTTCAGTCTAGTTCTTGCTCTTGGAAGTGCCGTGTTGCTGATCCGTTACCGGCAGATGAATTCCGCCTGGCTAGTCATCGGGTCTGGCATGTTGGGAATACTGAAGCACGGGCTTGGGTGA
- a CDS encoding ThiF family adenylyltransferase → MNDTVVFPGATFQRLRSQLLASDRETCAVLLALPLQVGRGTKFIVKEEIYFGEGDYVERSGLRSSLRSETVFTIAQKAKRQNQSVVFVHTHPGVHGFPQFSTADDKGEAVLAPFLKQYFQTELALSLILAAGGCAGRIIPCGAPLRIVEASSEFTFLSKLDAEESEFERSDRHIRALGRSAVPILQNLKIGIVGLGGTGSLTAQQLAYLGVRDFVLMDDDVIELTNLNRVVGASQTDVNRPKTKVTEDLIRRIAPAARVRIYDESVLEDVSVRKLLDRDLLFCCTDSHGSRAVMNQFAYQYVIPCIDMAISISTTDEKISYIVGRIQLLAPGLGCLTCGGLLDAGEVRVDLMREHERRRDPYFLGQAEPQPAVISLNSTVSSLAVTMFLGTITHAPLNARFQHYDAIAGIVRSVEHRPRPNCIVCSESGALARGDTWPLPTRKSP, encoded by the coding sequence GTGAACGATACAGTTGTATTCCCCGGCGCGACATTTCAGCGCCTTCGAAGCCAACTGCTTGCAAGCGATCGTGAAACGTGTGCGGTGCTTCTTGCTCTGCCTTTGCAGGTTGGGAGAGGCACAAAATTTATAGTCAAAGAGGAGATTTACTTTGGAGAAGGCGATTACGTTGAAAGGTCGGGCTTAAGATCTTCCCTGCGATCAGAAACTGTCTTTACCATAGCGCAAAAGGCAAAGAGGCAAAATCAATCTGTCGTTTTCGTTCACACCCATCCGGGTGTCCACGGTTTTCCGCAATTCTCAACAGCTGATGATAAAGGGGAAGCTGTCCTAGCTCCGTTCCTTAAACAATACTTTCAGACCGAGTTGGCCCTCAGTTTGATCCTCGCTGCAGGCGGCTGCGCTGGAAGGATTATCCCTTGCGGAGCACCTTTGCGAATCGTTGAAGCAAGTAGTGAGTTCACTTTTCTTTCTAAACTTGACGCAGAGGAATCAGAATTCGAGCGCAGTGATCGTCATATTAGAGCCCTCGGCAGATCTGCCGTACCGATCCTCCAAAATCTAAAAATCGGAATCGTTGGACTGGGAGGCACGGGTTCACTAACCGCCCAGCAGCTTGCTTATTTGGGAGTTCGTGATTTTGTCCTGATGGATGACGACGTGATTGAATTGACAAATCTCAATCGTGTTGTGGGCGCAAGTCAGACCGATGTGAATCGACCGAAGACGAAAGTTACTGAAGATCTCATCAGGCGGATAGCCCCTGCTGCAAGGGTGCGCATTTATGATGAGAGTGTTCTTGAAGATGTCTCGGTCCGAAAATTGTTGGACCGCGATCTCTTATTCTGCTGTACCGACTCTCACGGTAGTCGTGCCGTTATGAATCAGTTTGCTTATCAGTATGTCATCCCATGCATCGATATGGCGATCAGCATCTCGACTACGGATGAAAAGATCTCATATATAGTCGGGCGGATTCAATTGCTTGCTCCTGGTCTTGGATGTCTGACCTGCGGTGGACTTTTGGACGCGGGAGAGGTTCGCGTAGACTTGATGAGAGAGCATGAGCGGCGGCGGGACCCCTACTTCCTTGGTCAAGCTGAACCTCAACCGGCCGTGATCTCCTTGAATTCAACCGTGTCATCACTTGCTGTAACTATGTTTCTAGGCACGATCACCCATGCGCCCTTGAATGCCCGATTCCAGCACTATGACGCCATCGCCGGAATTGTCAGAAGTGTTGAGCATCGTCCAAGACCGAATTGTATTGTTTGCTCCGAATCAGGCGCACTAGCTAGGGGAGACACCTGGCCGCTGCCGACCCGGAAGTCGCCATGA
- the galT gene encoding galactose-1-phosphate uridylyltransferase, which translates to MPELRKDPITGRWVIISTDRGKRPTNFVRESVIPHGKGNCPFCYGSEAKTPPELLVYGRNGGGANTPGWTIRVVPNKFPALGIEGEMDKEGEGLFDKMNGIGAHEVIVESPEHGASLATLPERTIEDVFWAYRDRMLDLKNDRRFRYVLIFKNHGEAAGATLEHPHSQLIALPIVPKQVREEVDSCWHYYHEKERCIFCDIIRQEQDTGVRVISENEHFIALAPYAPRFPFEMWILPRVHGSSFENNQSSMYSALARMTKDVLMRLDAVLDHPAYNLMIHTSPIGEEINDHYHWHIEIIPKLTKIAGFEWGTGFYINPTPPEEAARFLREAQVGTTAETE; encoded by the coding sequence TTGCCTGAGCTGAGAAAAGATCCGATCACCGGGCGGTGGGTAATCATTTCGACGGATCGCGGCAAGCGCCCCACGAACTTCGTGCGGGAGAGCGTCATCCCACACGGCAAGGGGAATTGCCCGTTCTGCTACGGAAGCGAAGCCAAGACCCCGCCGGAGCTGCTGGTCTATGGCCGCAACGGCGGCGGGGCCAACACACCCGGCTGGACGATCCGCGTGGTGCCTAACAAGTTTCCCGCACTGGGCATCGAAGGCGAGATGGATAAAGAGGGCGAAGGCCTGTTCGACAAGATGAACGGAATCGGGGCGCACGAAGTGATCGTAGAGTCGCCGGAGCACGGCGCCTCGCTGGCCACACTGCCCGAACGCACCATCGAAGACGTCTTCTGGGCCTACCGCGACCGCATGCTGGATCTCAAGAACGACCGGCGCTTCCGCTACGTGTTGATCTTCAAGAATCACGGGGAAGCGGCTGGGGCCACGCTGGAACACCCGCATTCGCAGCTGATCGCCCTGCCCATCGTGCCCAAGCAGGTGCGCGAGGAAGTGGACAGCTGCTGGCACTACTATCACGAGAAAGAGCGCTGCATCTTCTGCGACATCATCCGCCAGGAACAGGATACCGGGGTACGGGTGATCAGTGAGAACGAGCATTTCATCGCCCTGGCGCCCTATGCCCCGCGCTTTCCCTTCGAGATGTGGATCCTGCCGCGGGTGCACGGCTCGTCGTTCGAAAACAACCAGAGTTCCATGTATTCGGCGCTGGCGCGTATGACCAAGGACGTCCTGATGCGCCTGGATGCGGTGCTCGACCACCCGGCTTACAACCTCATGATCCACACCTCGCCGATCGGCGAAGAGATCAACGATCACTATCACTGGCACATCGAGATCATCCCCAAGCTGACCAAAATCGCGGGCTTCGAGTGGGGCACGGGCTTCTACATCAATCCCACGCCACCCGAGGAAGCGGCGCGCTTCCTGCGCGAAGCGCAGGTGGGCACGACCGCGGAAACGGAATAG
- a CDS encoding DoxX family protein has translation MSLKQSLFGSNAPSSVILIRVMVGWVFLSEGIQKFLFPSALGVGRFEKIGIPAPNFSAPFVGVVEIVCGLLLIIGLLTRLASIPLVINISVAIATTKIPMLAKSGFWNMMHEARTDFCMLLGLIFLLIVGGGAKSVDLRLGKMHDSSV, from the coding sequence ATGTCCTTGAAGCAGTCCCTATTCGGCTCGAACGCTCCGTCGTCCGTGATTTTGATCCGAGTGATGGTGGGATGGGTCTTCCTATCCGAGGGAATTCAGAAGTTTCTCTTCCCATCCGCACTTGGAGTTGGCAGGTTCGAAAAGATCGGCATTCCTGCACCGAACTTCTCCGCTCCCTTCGTTGGAGTGGTCGAAATCGTCTGCGGTTTGTTGCTGATCATCGGCCTATTAACGCGGCTGGCCTCCATTCCGCTTGTCATCAACATTTCAGTTGCCATCGCTACTACGAAGATCCCCATGCTCGCCAAGTCGGGATTCTGGAACATGATGCACGAAGCTCGGACCGACTTCTGCATGCTGCTGGGTCTGATCTTCCTGCTGATCGTCGGCGGGGGCGCAAAGTCGGTCGATTTACGCCTAGGAAAAATGCATGACTCGAGTGTCTAA